From the Candidatus Obscuribacterales bacterium genome, one window contains:
- a CDS encoding DUF6753 family protein, producing LIGAGAIALGLVSLGLLGGWSYAQWQQSQVTMAPGEPRQLTLDEAETLDWATSSQGRYARQILEWNEDLLGGECQEQVKDLGVTIQMGTRKARSGFCLLWTQPPSEREFFSSDP from the coding sequence CTCTGATTGGGGCAGGGGCGATCGCCCTTGGATTAGTGAGTCTTGGACTCTTGGGGGGATGGAGTTATGCGCAGTGGCAACAGTCTCAGGTCACGATGGCACCTGGAGAACCTCGCCAACTCACCTTAGATGAAGCAGAAACGTTAGACTGGGCAACCAGTTCACAAGGGCGCTATGCCCGTCAAATTTTGGAATGGAACGAAGACTTACTGGGTGGCGAATGCCAAGAGCAAGTTAAGGATCTTGGCGTCACGATTCAGATGGGGACTCGCAAAGCGCGATCTGGATTCTGCCTCCTCTGGACACAGCCGCCCTCAGAGCGAGAGTTTTTCTCCTCTGATCCATGA
- a CDS encoding AAA family ATPase encodes MQQEHEYIVACKSAVCDRNVVLAQLLQFIEGQDLDLYYWNAAFERLQRVTPCGARRQVNLQDSDLALPKVDAEGTITQVVNLAQPGVFVLAGVLKEVSDRQVHEIQNAHFALRQTKRRQYLILLDSDPHIPLDLYPLLPALEYPIPSRDAVQQLVAEFCWDVLSMEQTEANRDRQRQLTQACSGLPRGEIDIALHRATNRCSDASDMDAITASVMDYKTKKLKGRGITMLPEPDVPIAAGMDRLYETLDKIRLLLQPEAATRHVRPPKAILLWGIPGTGKSLAAKLAAKHIGGTLVSADWNGLVGRTVQESMKNLKSLLDFVDEIVTCILFFDEFEKAFSGWDTRVEGGVLGKMAGQLLSWMQEHTSPVVMFATINHLQMLPAEMIRRFEYVHFFGMPHAGSLWEVFKVHLSQYFEYDFSDRDWRILLRDYRGCTPAEVAKAVQHVADAYYFRDMRQGNIRPEKPRLELESLLAERQTFTPVATQRDISDQIAAIENRADYAIPVSGPDTSPFAVPDQSLMGIDEDAIATRDRAQADRQSRSIQLAEGEQSEF; translated from the coding sequence TTGCAACAGGAGCACGAATACATTGTCGCGTGTAAATCAGCGGTATGCGATCGCAACGTTGTGTTGGCGCAGCTCCTGCAATTTATAGAGGGCCAAGATTTAGATCTGTACTACTGGAATGCAGCCTTCGAGCGCCTTCAAAGGGTGACGCCTTGCGGTGCCCGCCGTCAGGTCAACCTCCAGGACTCTGATCTGGCACTGCCGAAGGTAGATGCTGAGGGAACCATTACGCAAGTGGTGAACCTAGCGCAGCCCGGTGTCTTTGTGCTGGCGGGGGTATTGAAAGAGGTGAGCGATCGCCAAGTGCATGAAATTCAAAATGCTCACTTTGCGCTGCGGCAAACGAAACGTCGGCAATACCTCATATTGCTAGATTCTGATCCCCATATCCCGCTCGATTTGTATCCATTACTGCCAGCGTTAGAGTACCCGATACCCAGTCGGGATGCGGTGCAGCAGTTGGTGGCAGAGTTTTGCTGGGATGTGCTGAGTATGGAGCAAACTGAGGCCAATCGAGATCGTCAGCGACAACTGACCCAAGCCTGTTCTGGGTTGCCGCGTGGGGAGATTGATATTGCCCTGCATCGAGCAACTAATCGATGTTCAGATGCATCTGATATGGATGCCATCACAGCGTCTGTGATGGACTACAAAACGAAAAAACTGAAAGGGCGTGGCATCACGATGTTGCCAGAGCCAGATGTACCGATCGCAGCGGGCATGGATCGCCTCTACGAAACATTAGATAAAATTCGTTTGCTGTTGCAGCCCGAAGCAGCGACCCGTCATGTCCGACCGCCGAAAGCCATTTTACTTTGGGGAATTCCAGGAACCGGGAAATCGCTTGCCGCCAAGCTAGCAGCCAAGCATATTGGTGGAACGCTGGTCAGTGCCGATTGGAATGGGTTGGTGGGCCGCACCGTTCAGGAGTCCATGAAGAATCTGAAGAGCTTGCTGGATTTTGTCGATGAAATCGTCACCTGCATTTTATTTTTCGATGAATTTGAGAAAGCCTTTTCCGGTTGGGATACCCGTGTGGAAGGTGGGGTTTTAGGAAAGATGGCCGGTCAGCTTCTGAGCTGGATGCAAGAGCACACGTCGCCCGTCGTCATGTTTGCCACCATTAATCATCTTCAGATGTTACCGGCGGAAATGATTCGACGGTTTGAGTATGTCCATTTCTTTGGAATGCCCCACGCCGGATCGCTATGGGAGGTCTTCAAGGTTCACCTCAGCCAGTATTTCGAGTATGACTTTTCAGATCGTGATTGGCGCATCTTGCTACGGGACTATCGTGGCTGTACCCCGGCCGAGGTGGCGAAAGCGGTACAGCATGTTGCCGATGCCTATTATTTTCGCGATATGCGCCAGGGCAACATTCGTCCTGAGAAACCACGGCTTGAGTTAGAAAGCTTGCTGGCGGAGCGTCAAACCTTTACCCCTGTGGCAACACAGCGAGATATTAGTGACCAAATCGCTGCCATTGAGAATCGAGCCGACTATGCCATTCCAGTATCGGGGCCCGATACCTCACCCTTTGCCGTACCTGACCAATCGTTGATGGGCATTGACGAAGATGCGATCGCCACTCGGGATCGTGCCCAAGCCGATCGCCAGTCTCGGAGTATCCAGCTAGCGGAAGGCGAGCAGTC